A single window of Fusobacterium sp. SYSU M8D902 DNA harbors:
- a CDS encoding GNAT family N-acetyltransferase — protein MIKKFDNSRKMMEDIFFIDSKSFNDIDCNIDELCERIKKNNKYELFIKYKDEKPIAYIGILYVANLHYDGAWIDLIGVIEEFRNVGIGSELVKYAEKIVREQGKKIITGLIRKNNISSINMIRHSNFKNDDVEFLLFSKTL, from the coding sequence ATGATAAAAAAATTTGATAACTCAAGAAAAATGATGGAAGATATTTTTTTTATAGATAGCAAATCATTCAATGATATAGATTGCAATATAGATGAGCTTTGTGAAAGAATAAAAAAAAATAATAAATATGAATTATTTATAAAATATAAAGATGAAAAGCCAATAGCATATATAGGAATTTTATATGTTGCAAATTTACATTATGATGGGGCTTGGATTGATTTAATTGGAGTAATTGAAGAGTTTAGAAATGTTGGAATAGGAAGTGAATTAGTAAAGTATGCAGAAAAAATAGTTAGAGAGCAAGGGAAAAAAATAATTACAGGGTTAATAAGAAAAAATAATATTTCATCAATTAATATGATTAGACATTCTAACTTTAAAAATGATGATGTAGAATTTTTATTATTTAGTAAAACTTTATAA
- a CDS encoding KamA family radical SAM protein — protein MNKLYSKVTPFIKRNMVLSDAIKKQFCLDEKEYIISGEEEQDPIGDERYTKCNGVIHRYNDRALFIPRKDCLVQCRFCFRKWKLPEKEAELTFEEIDVAINYFREHKELWEVILTGGEPLLTSKTKLKYILEKIHEIPHIKVIRIHTRAIIVQPDFIDEEMIKIISKYKPIYLVIHCNHYDEITEEVSLKLNELSDNGIVLLSQSALLKGINDDSKTLEKLFKKLIENRVKPYYLHHCDLVPGTYHFRTSIKEGQEILKKIRGHVSGICWPTYVLDIPKGFGKVPLGPIYYKKDEKGNTIITDYKGNDHKYPDTDNRK, from the coding sequence ATGAATAAACTTTATTCAAAGGTTACCCCTTTTATAAAAAGAAATATGGTTTTAAGTGATGCTATAAAAAAACAATTTTGTTTAGATGAAAAAGAATATATTATCAGTGGAGAAGAAGAACAAGATCCAATAGGTGATGAAAGATATACAAAGTGTAATGGTGTTATTCATAGATATAATGATCGTGCATTGTTTATACCAAGAAAAGATTGCTTAGTGCAATGTAGATTTTGTTTTAGAAAATGGAAATTACCAGAAAAAGAAGCTGAACTAACTTTTGAAGAAATAGATGTAGCTATAAATTATTTTCGTGAGCACAAAGAATTATGGGAAGTTATATTGACTGGAGGAGAGCCATTATTAACTTCTAAAACTAAATTAAAGTATATTTTAGAAAAAATACATGAAATACCACATATAAAAGTGATAAGAATACATACAAGAGCTATTATAGTTCAACCTGATTTTATAGATGAAGAAATGATAAAAATAATTTCTAAATATAAACCTATTTATTTAGTTATTCATTGTAATCATTATGATGAAATTACAGAAGAGGTAAGCTTAAAATTAAACGAATTATCAGATAATGGAATTGTGCTTTTAAGTCAAAGTGCATTGTTAAAAGGAATTAATGATGATAGTAAAACTTTAGAAAAACTTTTTAAAAAATTAATAGAAAATAGAGTAAAACCATATTATTTACATCATTGTGACTTAGTACCAGGAACATATCATTTTAGAACAAGCATTAAAGAAGGACAAGAAATATTGAAAAAAATTAGAGGACATGTTTCTGGAATTTGTTGGCCAACATATGTATTGGACATTCCAAAAGGTTTTGGAAAAGTTCCATTAGGACCAATTTATTATAAGAAAGATGAAAAAGGAAATACTATAATAACAGATTATAAAGGAAATGATCACAAATATCCAGATACTGATAATAGAAAGTAG